In Brachybacterium fresconis, the genomic stretch TCGTCCGGGAAGTCGCCCCAGACCGAGGCCTCCTCGGGCTCGGCCGGTGCGCTCGGCGGTGCGGACTGCACGGACGGTGCCGACGGCGGCACGACGGCCGGAGCAGGAGCCGTGTCGTCGGAACCGCTCGGAGGTCCCGACTCCTCGGGCATGCTCCCGGCGGAGCCCTCCTCCGCATCGTCCGGCAGACCGATCGGAGCCATCGCGGCGGTGGAGGGCCCACCGTCCGCGCCCTCGGGATCACCGGCGTGAGCGGTTTCGTGAGCGGTTTCATCACTGTTCCCTGCCTCGGCAGCCTGTTCGGCCTCGGCGTCGCTCGGGGCGGCCTGCTCGGCCCCGGCGGCCTGCTCGGCGTCCCCGGTGCCGGCCTGCTCGTCGTAGGCCTGCTTGGCCCAGGGATTCGTGGCGAGGATCCACTGGCGCGCCACCTCGGGGCACGACGGGTTCAGCACGATCAGCCGCTGGAGCTGGGGACGCTTCTCCGTGAGCTCGAGCAGACGCTCCGGCGACGTGCTCGGATCGCGTGCTTCCTCTGCCGCTGATCGTGGCTCGGCCACAGGCTTCTCCCTCGGTGTCGACACGGGCTCTCGGGCGCGCCCAGGACCTCACCGCAGCCGCACGAGGCGCGCCGCGGACCCCGAGAGTCTGACACCACCGCCCGCGACGGTCCACCTCCGGGACCGGCTCGGACGCTCCCCGGCGGCCGAGCGCGCCACCTCAGGGCCATCCCAGGCTCCCGTGTGACCAGCGTGGTGACCGTGGTTCAGGACCGGGGAGCAGGGCCTCGACGTGACCTCGGCTACTCCGGGCTCCGTCGGCTGCTCCGGCCGGCGTCGGCGCTCACCCCTCGGCCCTCACCCCTCGGCGATCACCGGCAGCGTGGTGGTGGCCGTCATCGGTTCCCCGTCCGGGTGCAGCGCCCGGACCTTCAGCCAGTAGTAGCCGTGCGGCCCGAGCATGACGGTCAGGGTTCCGTCGGCGTCGACCGGGGGGAACTCGTGCCCGCCGAAGAGGTCCCGCACCGTGCGCCGGGCGAAGTCGGCCAGGTCGAGCGTCGCGGTGACGGGCTGGGCGGAGAGGTTGAACACGCACAGCAGCGTCTCGGCGTGGAAATCCGCCTCCTCCCCGTGGTCGGCGCCGTCGTAGGTGCGGGTGAAGGCCAGCACGCGGTCGGAGTCCGCGGCGACGTGGGCGTGGTCGCCCATGCCGAAGGCGTCGTGCTCGCGACGCACGGCGAGCATCCAGCGCACGAAGTGCAGCAGCGAGCTGGAGTGCGCCATCTGCGCCTCCACGTTGGTGGTGACGTAGTGGTGGACGAGCGACTGGATCACCGGCAGGTACAGCTTCCCCGGATCGGTGATCTCGCTGAACCCGGCATTGCGGTCCGGGGTCCACTGCATCGGCGTGCGCACCGCGTCGCGGTCATCGAGCCAGATGTTGTCGCCCATGGCGATCTCGTCGCCGTAGTAGAGGAAGGGGGACCCGGGCATCGACAGCAGCAGCGCGTGGATCAGCTCCGTCTCGGAGCGGGAGTTGTCCAGCAGCGGGGCGAGCCGCCGACGGATCCCGACGTTCGCCCGCATCCGGGAATCGGGGGCGTACCAGCCGAGCATCGCGGTGCGCTCCTCGCCGGTGACCATCTCCAACGTCAGCTCGTCGTGGTTGCGCAGGAAGGTGCCCCATTGGGCGCCGGCGGGGATATCGGGGGTATCGGCGAGGATGTCGATGATCTGCCGGGCGCTGCCCTCGCGCAGCGCGTAGAACAGCCGCGGCATCACGGGGAAGTGGAAGCACATGTGGCACTCGGGTCGATCCTCGGTGCCGAAATACTCCACGACATCGCGCGGCCACTGGTTGGCCTCGGCGACGATCACGCGCCCGGGCCAGTGCGCATCGACGTAGGAGCGCAGGTCCGCGAGGAAGTCATGGGTGGCCGGGAGGTTCTCCCCGTCCGTGCCCTCCTGCTCGAACAGGTACGGGATGGCGTCGGCCCGGAAGCCGTCGATCCCCTTGTCCATCCAGAACCGCACCACGTCGAAGATCGCCTCGCGGACCTTCGGGTTCTCGAAGTTCAGGTCCGGCTGGTGGGAGAAGAAGCGGTGCCAGAAGAACTGGCGGCGCACCGGGTCGAAGCTCCAGTTCGACTCCTCGGTGTCCACGAAGATGATGCGCGCCTCGGCGTACTTCTCGTCGGTGTCCGACCACACGTAGAAATCGCCGTACGGCCCCTCGGGATCCGAGCGCGACTCGAGGAACCACGGGTGCTTGTCCGAGGTGTGGTTCATCGGCAGATCGATGAGCACCCGGATGCCGCGCTGGTGGGCCTCGGAGACCAGACGCTCGAAGTCGGTGATCGAGCCGAATTCCGGCAGCACCGCCTCGTAGTCGGAGATGTCGTACCCGCCGTCCCGCAGCGGGGAGGCCATGAAGGGAGGCAGCCACAAGCAGTCGATGCCCAGCCACTGCAGGTAGTCCAGGCGGTCGATGAGGCCGGTGAAGTCCCCGGTGCCGTCCCCGTTGCCGTCGGCGAAGGCGCGCACGAGCACCTCGTAGAAGACGGCCTTGCGATACCAGTGGGGGTCGTAGTCGACCCCGGGGCCCTGAGGGGAGAACTGCGCAGCGTTCAGGGGCATCGGATCCTCCGCGTCGGTGAGGGCGGCACATCGCCGGACGTGGCACCAGCCTAGTGCTCCCTTAGCATGGTCAACAGCTCGGCGGACGAGGACGTCCGTCGACCGCAGCACCGACGTGCCGGGAGGGGACATGGGGCAGCCGGATCACGGGCAGCCGGGCCAGGGGCAGCATGCGCAGGGGCAGTTCTCTGCGGGGCACGTCCCCGAGGGA encodes the following:
- the treS gene encoding maltose alpha-D-glucosyltransferase — its product is MPLNAAQFSPQGPGVDYDPHWYRKAVFYEVLVRAFADGNGDGTGDFTGLIDRLDYLQWLGIDCLWLPPFMASPLRDGGYDISDYEAVLPEFGSITDFERLVSEAHQRGIRVLIDLPMNHTSDKHPWFLESRSDPEGPYGDFYVWSDTDEKYAEARIIFVDTEESNWSFDPVRRQFFWHRFFSHQPDLNFENPKVREAIFDVVRFWMDKGIDGFRADAIPYLFEQEGTDGENLPATHDFLADLRSYVDAHWPGRVIVAEANQWPRDVVEYFGTEDRPECHMCFHFPVMPRLFYALREGSARQIIDILADTPDIPAGAQWGTFLRNHDELTLEMVTGEERTAMLGWYAPDSRMRANVGIRRRLAPLLDNSRSETELIHALLLSMPGSPFLYYGDEIAMGDNIWLDDRDAVRTPMQWTPDRNAGFSEITDPGKLYLPVIQSLVHHYVTTNVEAQMAHSSSLLHFVRWMLAVRREHDAFGMGDHAHVAADSDRVLAFTRTYDGADHGEEADFHAETLLCVFNLSAQPVTATLDLADFARRTVRDLFGGHEFPPVDADGTLTVMLGPHGYYWLKVRALHPDGEPMTATTTLPVIAEG